DNA from Corynebacterium stationis:
AGACGCCGTGATCTCAGTGCGCTGACCATAGCGCATGATCTCAGTCCAGGTGTGCGCTTGGAACCAGTGCACCCAGGTAGCGCCCAATTCCAGCGGGCGACCCATGCGCTCTTCGGTCCAGGCACGCCCGCCGATGCGGTCTTTGGACTCCAAGATTTCATATTCAATGCCGGCGGTTTGCAGCTCGCGCGCGGCAACGAGGCCTGCGAATCCGGCACCGATGATGACAACTTTGTTCTTAGACATGATTAAGGTTTCCTTTTCTTGAAGTGAAAAATGTTGATGGCTTCGAGTAGGCAAACGCCTACACCGGCGCCGCGGGCTCAGGTTCTATCTCCGCTACCTCGCCCGTGATGTGCGCGGAGTTCATGGTGTTGCGGCGGATCAAAATCTCACCCCAGATAAGGCCAATGAGCCCGGAACCTAAGATGATGGCCGGCATGATCCAAATCATGAAGAAGTCTTCGGTGTCCATCATGAGGTTGAAGTTGATGAGAATCAGCGCGGTCACCGCCGCCATACCGATGCCGGCGAGCAGCGGCGCGATAGTTTTCACAAACACGCTGTACTCGCGGTGGTAACGGTTCGCCCACACCATTACGGCAAAGCTGGTGACAGCCAGCAGGAAGGTCAGGCCAAAGGCCGCGGCGTTGGTAAACCAGGTAAATAAGGTCGCCACTGGAAACAGGAATTCTTGTTCCGAGCCACTGCCGACGATGGCAAAGACGGCCAGCACGACAATCGCCAGGATGGATTGCGCCAGCGAGCCACCAATCGGCGCACCGTTCTTCGCGGTTCTTCCGAAGGCTGCAGGAAGAACCCCGGATTGCCCAAGGGAGAAGAAATACCTCGCCGCAGCATTGTGAAAAGCAATCAACGCCGCCATGAGGCTGGTGACAAAAAGCAGGTGCGCGGCATTGGATGCGGTGGTGCTAAAGTCCGCGAGCCAGACAAAGACCAGGTCGGGACCAAATTCTTGCGCTTGGCTAACGATGCTCCCTGGACCCACGCCCATCTGCAACGCCCACGCGGAGAACGCATAAAAAGCAGCGATAATGCCGACGGCAATATATGTTGCACGTGAAACAGTACGCTCAGGGTTCTTGGCTTCCTCGGAGTAGATAGCGCCGGATTCAAAGCCCATGAAAGCGGCCATCGTAAAGGCTAAAAGCACACCGATGCCTGGGGTGAAGAACTGATCTGGCTGCCAACCGCTGGTGCTGACTCCTTCTGGGGCATTGGCAATCGCCATGACGGAGAAGACAATGACCACCAAGAATTCCAAGGTGACGATGACGCCAAGTACCTTGGCCGAGAAATCGATGTTGTTCACGCCCAAGATGCCAACGATGAGCCATCCCACGATGCCAAGCAACCACCAGGGCAGCTCAATTCCGGCCAATGCTGTCAAAGCATTGGCCGCGGAGAACCCGAAGAGTCCATAAAGGCCAATTTGCATGAGGTTATACGCAACGAGCGCCAAAATAGCGCCCGCGATTCCTTGGCGCAGTCCCAATCCACGCGCAATGAAGACGTAGAAAGCGCCTGAGGATTGAATCTGGCTGGCCATGCGCCCATAGCCCACGGCGAAAAGCGCCAGGATGATGCCAAGCACCACGTACCCGATGGGCACTCCGAGCAGTCCTGCAACCGCGTAGTTAGTGGGCGCACCACCAGCGAGCACTGTCAAAGGTGCCGATGCCGCGATGATGATAAATACCAATGACGCCGTGGACAGCTTTCCGCTTTTGAGCCCATTGCGAGTGTCTTGTTGTGACGGTGAAGTAGCCATATCGGTCTTTTCTGCCGGGAATAAGGATTGACGTGAATCTCTCTACGTTTTTAAAGTGGTTCACACCACGTTTAAGTTCTACTGGTGTAGAGGATAAACTTGAAGTGACGCATTGGCAAGGGGATATCTGAAATTAGTTTGAACCACGCAACAACCAACTTGAGCAGCGGAGTGCTTAGTACAATGTCAACAGCACTATTGAGTGGAGAAAATGAATGCCAAAAGTAGTTGACCATGTACAGCGCAAGCGGGAGCTTGTTGAATCAACGTGGCGGGTTATTGCGCGCCGGGGACTAGCTGGTGCCACTATGCGGCAGATTGCTGAAGAAGCAGGCTATGCCAATGGTGCGTTAAAGCCGTATTTTCACACCAAGATGGACCTTTTAGAGGCCACGTTTGAACACGTTTATAGCTCTACCGAAGAGCGTATTAGGAAGTCCATCGAAGGCCTGCGTGGGTTTGAAGCACTGCGTGCGATGTGCCTGGAAGTCCTCCCAGTTACTGAACGACTGCGTGATGAGGCGCGGATAGTTGTGTCATTCTGGGACAGCGCTGCCCAAGATGAGAAACGTGCGGCACTTGCTGCGGTTTCAACGAATCGGTGGTGCGAGATGATAGCCACCATGCTCAAGGAAGCTAAAGAAGATGGGCTGCTTCGTTCAATTGCTGACATCGAGAGCACAGCGGAGCTTTTAGCGGTATTCTTGCAAGGCTCGCAGATCACCGCGGTTATGGACCCAGACGGTTTTAATGAGGAGCGGATCCTTAATCAGCTGGAGGCGTACTTGGATCTTCTGCGCGCATAAAAGGCTAGACTCGCCCGCAACAGATCCGAGTGGACTACAAGCCAAGAGGAAGATTTATGCGAAGCGTTGAACTAGGCAGCAGCGGGCAACAAGTACCCAACATTATCGCGGGAATGATGCGCATCGGAGATAAGTCTGACGCGGAGATTCGTGGTTTATACGATGCCGCGCGTGAGGCTGGCGTCAGCTACTTTGATCATGCGGATCTCTATGGCTTCAACTTTCCCAACGGTGGATACCATCTGTGTGAGCGTAGGTTCGCTGAAGCCGTAAAACTTTCTTCCTCAGAACGTGAAGAAGTTACTCTGCAGTCGAAGACGGGAATCGTTGAAGACCCGTGGGGATACGACCAGTCCTACGAGCATATTGTTTCCTCAGTAGATGAATCCTTGAAATCACTGAACACGGAATACCTTGATGTGCTGTTGCTGCACCGTCCCGATGCACTGGTGGAAACAGAAGAAGTAGCGCGTGCCTTTGATGAACTTGAGGCAGCCGGCAAGGTGCGTGCCTTTGGCGTATCGAACCACACTCCGCGTCAGATTGATCTGCTCAAGACTGCTGTGAAACAGCCACTTCTTGTGAACCAGGTGCAGTTTTCTATCACGCATTCTTCGTTGGTTGCGCAGGGTATGACATCCAATATGACAACGTCGGATGATGCGTTTACGCGCGATGGTGGCGGTCTAGTGGACTACGCGCGGGTGAATAAGATTACGCTGCAAGCATGGTCGCCAATTCAAATAGGCCATGAGCCAGGCATCTTCTTAGGTTCCCTAGACTATCCGGAACTCAACGCTGAGATTGAACGCCTAGCCACGAAATATGGCGTGAAACCGATCGCGATTGCGGGCGCGTGGATTACACGACACCCTGCGAATATGCAGGTTGTCCTCGGCACTACAACACCGTCACGCATCGTCGATGCTGCCGCTGGTTCCGATATCCGGCTGACCCGCGCTGAGTGGTACGGACTTCTTCAAGCAGCGGGTCACAAGCTTCCTTAACCTTAAGCTTCCCGTTCACGCAAGATGAGCGGAGTGATCTCTTCTGGGCGTAGCTCCTTTTCCCAGTCTGGTGTATAACCATCGGGAGACCAGGCGATTACCCAAGATTCTTTTTCGCGTGCGGTATCACCGCCATGGCCACCTTCATCTACGTGGCCGTGGTCGGTGGTGATGACGACCAGCCAGTCTTCAGCAAATGTTTCGTGGCGTACGGAGATGAGGTCGGTTAGGGCTTTGACGTGGGCATCGACACGCTTGATTGCGTCACGATAGTGGTTACCCTCAAGCCCGTGGATATGGCCGGCGTCGTCAACATCGCAGCAGTAGGTAAATCCCACATCAAATGAACCAGATTTCAATGCGGCAAGGGTGATATCGGTGATTTCAGCATCAATTACTGGGTAGCCAAAGGTCTCTCCGTCGCGAACAATGACGCGGTGAAGGCCAGCGTATTGCTGTTCCATTCGGGGATGAATAATAGGGCCAAGACCATGTGGATCTACTAGCACTGGCCACCCAGCAGCTGCGAAAGTATGGGTGTCCTGGTCCTGGTAAAAGCACTGAGCCAAGAAGTCAGGGCGATTCCAAGTTCTACCGCCCACGCAGGAATTGTCTTTCAAGCCATGTTGAGCGTGGGTAGAGCCGGTAAGAATACTTCCCCAACCTGGGGCAGAAATAGTTGGTGCTTCCATGGTCATCTCATGGAAAGAGCCTGCTTCAGCCAGTGATTTTAGGGTAGACCCCACATGATCTTCAGCAGCAATGTCCCAACGCAGCCCATCGAGACCGATGAGCAAGATGCGGCGCCTATTGCTTTCACGGGCTGGACTAAGTCCAGGGATTGGATAACGCATTAGAGAATTTCCTCCTGATATTCCATCAAACTTTCTGATTCTTTTTTCGTGGGAGAACCAATAACGGTGTCATCGCGCTGTATACGCAGGCTCGCGGGTTCGCCAATCTGCAAAGCTTCAGCATTGCGGCTGGACATGTCCACGCGGATGGGGGAACGCTCAGGACCTGTGAGGGTGACTGAGGTGAAGATGCCGCGCAACTGCTTATTAAGTACTACGTGCTTACCAGCGGGATCCGCATTAACTTCAATTTCCTCAGGACGGACAAGCGCAACAGCGGTGTCGCCACTAGCGAACTGGTGTTCATTGGTCACGAACAATGAAGAACCCAGAACGTGGATATGACCATCATGCAAGATTCCAGGAAGACGGTTGACTACACCAACGAACTCGGAAATGAAGGCTGATTTTGGCTGGTGATAAAGCTCGCTAGGGGTTCCGATCTGTTCGATGATTCCTGCGTTCATCACACCAATTCGGTCAGCCATCACAAGAGCTTCTTCTTGGTCATGGGTGACTAAAAGAGTTGAGATGCCTTCTGACAGTTGAATACGGCGGATTTCATCGCGCAATTGGGAACGTACCTTTGCGTCCAGCGCAGAAAGAGGTTCATCCAGCAGGAGTAATTCAGGAGAGATAGCTAGAGCACGAGCGAGCGCTACACGCTGTTGCTGTCCACCAGAC
Protein-coding regions in this window:
- a CDS encoding aldo/keto reductase; this encodes MRSVELGSSGQQVPNIIAGMMRIGDKSDAEIRGLYDAAREAGVSYFDHADLYGFNFPNGGYHLCERRFAEAVKLSSSEREEVTLQSKTGIVEDPWGYDQSYEHIVSSVDESLKSLNTEYLDVLLLHRPDALVETEEVARAFDELEAAGKVRAFGVSNHTPRQIDLLKTAVKQPLLVNQVQFSITHSSLVAQGMTSNMTTSDDAFTRDGGGLVDYARVNKITLQAWSPIQIGHEPGIFLGSLDYPELNAEIERLATKYGVKPIAIAGAWITRHPANMQVVLGTTTPSRIVDAAAGSDIRLTRAEWYGLLQAAGHKLP
- a CDS encoding APC family permease; translated protein: MATSPSQQDTRNGLKSGKLSTASLVFIIIAASAPLTVLAGGAPTNYAVAGLLGVPIGYVVLGIILALFAVGYGRMASQIQSSGAFYVFIARGLGLRQGIAGAILALVAYNLMQIGLYGLFGFSAANALTALAGIELPWWLLGIVGWLIVGILGVNNIDFSAKVLGVIVTLEFLVVIVFSVMAIANAPEGVSTSGWQPDQFFTPGIGVLLAFTMAAFMGFESGAIYSEEAKNPERTVSRATYIAVGIIAAFYAFSAWALQMGVGPGSIVSQAQEFGPDLVFVWLADFSTTASNAAHLLFVTSLMAALIAFHNAAARYFFSLGQSGVLPAAFGRTAKNGAPIGGSLAQSILAIVVLAVFAIVGSGSEQEFLFPVATLFTWFTNAAAFGLTFLLAVTSFAVMVWANRYHREYSVFVKTIAPLLAGIGMAAVTALILINFNLMMDTEDFFMIWIMPAIILGSGLIGLIWGEILIRRNTMNSAHITGEVAEIEPEPAAPV
- a CDS encoding TetR/AcrR family transcriptional regulator, with translation MPKVVDHVQRKRELVESTWRVIARRGLAGATMRQIAEEAGYANGALKPYFHTKMDLLEATFEHVYSSTEERIRKSIEGLRGFEALRAMCLEVLPVTERLRDEARIVVSFWDSAAQDEKRAALAAVSTNRWCEMIATMLKEAKEDGLLRSIADIESTAELLAVFLQGSQITAVMDPDGFNEERILNQLEAYLDLLRA
- a CDS encoding ABC transporter ATP-binding protein yields the protein MTQPRIQLKNVTKSYGSKTVLNNLNLHLGDAEMVALLGPSGCGKSTTLKVLAGLEHSDSGEILVDGKNISKVPTRKHNMGIVFQAYSLFPHMTAKDNVGYGLRIRGTDTAARRKRAEELLELVGLSEHMDKFPVQMSGGQQQRVALARALAISPELLLLDEPLSALDAKVRSQLRDEIRRIQLSEGISTLLVTHDQEEALVMADRIGVMNAGIIEQIGTPSELYHQPKSAFISEFVGVVNRLPGILHDGHIHVLGSSLFVTNEHQFASGDTAVALVRPEEIEVNADPAGKHVVLNKQLRGIFTSVTLTGPERSPIRVDMSSRNAEALQIGEPASLRIQRDDTVIGSPTKKESESLMEYQEEIL
- a CDS encoding alkaline phosphatase family protein, whose protein sequence is MRYPIPGLSPARESNRRRILLIGLDGLRWDIAAEDHVGSTLKSLAEAGSFHEMTMEAPTISAPGWGSILTGSTHAQHGLKDNSCVGGRTWNRPDFLAQCFYQDQDTHTFAAAGWPVLVDPHGLGPIIHPRMEQQYAGLHRVIVRDGETFGYPVIDAEITDITLAALKSGSFDVGFTYCCDVDDAGHIHGLEGNHYRDAIKRVDAHVKALTDLISVRHETFAEDWLVVITTDHGHVDEGGHGGDTAREKESWVIAWSPDGYTPDWEKELRPEEITPLILREREA